ACCGTTTTCGGTAACAGTTAATAATGTTCCTTCCCGTTTCACAACAACCATGCCTGGGTGCCCCACTCCCGCCCAAAGCGGGAATGGGTTGCATCATGGTCAAGTTATAACTGGCATTGTGGAAAATGAGATGTTCCGATATCGATTGATAGTTATAAATTGTGAAGTTTGGCAGTTTTTATGAAGGTATCCCACCCCCGCTTAAGGCGGGGGATGAGGCACCCGGAGGCATTTTACTGCGTCATCAGTCCGCCGCGGCGGATTTCCTGACAACACCTGCGCCAGTAGCAGGCAGGAAAGGTTTCCTGCCTGCGCGAAAAAAAGGGTTGAATATTCCTGTGGGCGACATTCGCTTTGGGCGGACCCATCTGCCGCGGTATAAAATTTATTTTAAAAAAGTACTTGACATTACGCTATAGTTTATTATGGTATAGCTTAATTTAAGTATCCGGCAAAAGGAGCAGGTTGAATGGCTTTCAAGGCTAACGTGGAAGAGACATTGAAATTATGGAACAAGGAATACAAGAAAGGTTTCTTTGCCTATATCACGCTTCTTATGCTGAAAGAAAAAACAATGTACGGCTTTGAAATAAACAACAGGTTTTTGGAAGTTACCGGGAATCGTATCTCTTTTCAAGCAAGCGCCATATATCAGATTCTAAAAAAATTGAGCAGTAAGGGATTTGTTAAAGCTCGCTGGCGGAAATCCGACAAGGGACCAAACCGTAAATACTACACGATAACAGCGGCCGGCGACCAATTACTGAGAATTTTTACCGAGAGCTGTGTCTTGCCAATACATAACGGGGTTAGTAAAATGGTCGATAAGTATTATTCTGATTAATAGGACATAGTTATTGAAATACTGTTTGATTAATACTGAAAAGTTTAGGCTATTAGCTGATAGCTCCGGTAAGGGAGATATTGTTAAAACCGTATGGACTGTAAGATGCAGCATATAAATTTTAAGAATATGCCCAATTTGCAAATTGGGGATTTGAATGCTAAAGTACCGATAATCCAAGGCGGAATGGGGGTCGGTATTTCTTTGTCCGGCTTGGCCTCAGCTGTGGCTAATGAAGGCGGTATTGGAGTAATTGCCGCCGCCGGTATCGGCACCCTTGAGCCTGATTATTACACCAATTTTGAGGAGGCAAACAGGCGGGCTTTGCAAAAAGAGATCAAGTTAGCCAAGGAAAAGACTGATGGTATTATAGGCGTAAATATTATGATGGCCTTAACAGATTGGGATTATCTCTGGATGACCGCTTTGGATGCCGGAGCCGACATAGTGTTTTTAGGAGCAGGATTGCCCCTGAAATACCCAAGAGAGTTGACTGAAGACATGTTTAAGAGAAGTACAGCTAAAATAATTCCGATCGTATCATCGGCGAGGGCTGTTAAAATTATATTTCAATACTGGGCTAAGCACTACAATCATATTCCTGATGCCATAGTCGTTGAGGGGCCAATGGCCGGCGGACATCTCGGGTTTAAAAAGGAACAGATTGATAATCCCGATTATACATTGGATAAAATACTTTTACAGGTAATTAACGAAGTAGGCCCTTACGAAAAGAGATTTGATAAAAAGATTCCAGTTATCGCTGCCGGCGGTATTTATACGGGCGCTGATATTAATAAATATATCCGATTAGGAGCCAACGGCGTCCAAATGGCGACCCGGTTTGTTACAACCTATGAATGTGATGCCGCTATTGAGTTTAAGGAAATGTATATAGAATGTAAAAAAGATGATATTACCATAATCGATAGCCCTGTCGGATTACCCGGAAGAGCGATAAACAATAAATTTCTTGATGAAGTATCAAGCGGCATCAGGAAACCATTCGGCTGTCCCTGGAAATGTCTGAAAACATGTGAGTATAAAAAAGCCCCTTATTGTATTGCCTTGGCTTTAACTAATGCTAAGAAAGGTAAACTTAATAAGGGATTTGCTTTTGCCGGAGCTAATGCTTACCGGGCAGAAAAAATAATTTCCATTAAAGAACTTTTTGAAAATATATCAAAGGAATACGAGGAAGCTATAATTGAACAAAACGCTTCTTTGTCACACTAAAAAAATAAATTCTGTCGAATATTATTCAATTACAGTCGAGTAAGATTCATTACTTTCAATACCCAAAAACTCCCGCCTATAAAAAGCAATAGACTTGACAAATACTTCTCATAGGTGAGACATAATTTAAGCAATAATAATGGATTACACGATAAACCTGATTTAGTATTGAGACTATCCCATAGATTATTGGATTAACAGTATAATTATTATACAAATAAGCTCAATTTTTAATCATTAATAGCGGCAAGGTTATGCATATTGTAATGTGTCAACAGCTTACAATAATCGTTCAAATTCTTATCAATGGCACAGGATTTGTATGATAAGTATGTAAAAATATAAAATTGTCAGTAAAAAATGAAAAGAAATTTTGATAGGGAATGCTAAGATGATTACAAAATTAAAAAATGAATCAGGCGTAGTAATGATAGTTTGCTTATCTTTACTTTTAATGTTGTCGTTAATTGGTATTGCCTCTATTTCAACCTCTAACACCGATATGGATATCGCCGGTAATGAGTTTAAAAATACAGGCGCATTTTATGCAGCTGAGTCGGGCTTGGAAAAAGCCGCCGCCGCAATAATAACAAATTATGAGACAAATGGCATACCGCCGAGTCCGCTGCCATCGGCAGTATTATCCGAAATGAATTATACCTATAATTATACAACCACCGATCTTGGTCCGGCAGTCAATACTCAACTTACAACCGGCGCCTATAAGGGACTTTATGGTTCGGTAAAAACTTTTTCAATAAATTCTATTGGCACCGATGCCAACAGGGTTTCCAGTGTTGAACTTGAAATGAAAATAAGCGATGCTTTGATTCCATTATTTCAATTTGCGGTTTTTTATGAAAATGACCTTGAAATTGCCCCTGGTCCAGATATGATACTTGGTGGACGCGTTCACACTAACAGTGATATGTATATTCAAGCCGGAAGCGACCTTTATATCGATTCATATCTCACCGCCGCAGGAAATATTCATCATGGTGTTAGGAATGATAATAATGGCAATGATGTTTGGATTAAAGACGACAACGACGTTTACCAGACAATGAAAAACGCTAATGGAACAATGCTTGACTCGGACGACCCCAATTGGGTGAATGCTTCTCTTAACCGCTGGGGTGGACGAGTTGAGGATAGTAATCATGGTATTACCCAACTTGATATGGAGGTTGTTTCTGACGGCGATCCGACAAACTTAATCGATCGATATGATAATGGAAGCAATCCCGAAAGTATGGAAAATCAAGCCGGCTTGAAAATAATTAACGGCAATGCATATTACCTTCAGGGTAATGGTACATGGGCTAATGTTACTGCTCCAATGATAAGTAGCGGGGCTATCTCTGCCGGAACTTTCTATGATGATCGTGAAAACAAAACTGTGTTTTCGGTAGATATTGATATGGATAAGATAAACACTTCGCCATATTGGCCTTCAAACGGCATAATATATTGTTCAACAGATTATAGCAGCTCTTCGATAAAGGCTGTAAGACTGACAAATGGTCAGGAATTAGCCGGCGATTTAACCGTTGCCACAGACAATCCTCTTTATACTCTGGGTGATTTTAACACTGTAAATAAAAAACCGGCGTCATTGATGGCTGATGCTATTACAATTCTATCAAACGACTGGGATGATGCTAATAGCGGATTAGGACTTAGCAGCAGAATCGCATCTAATACTCAGGTTAATGCCAGTTATATGACCGGTAATACATTATCTTATCCTGATGGTTACGGCTATAATGGCGGCTTTGAAAACTTGCCGAGATTTTTAGAAAACTGGAGAGGTAAGACATTTAAATGGAGAGGATCGGCGGTTGATCTCTGGTATTCTCGTCAGGCTAACGAATCCTGGGGTGGCGGGTATTATAACCCGCCAAATCGTGATTGGGCTTACGATCCGGATCTTCAAGATCCAAGCAAACTTCCTCCGGGAACACCTGTTGTAAACATTGTACAAAGAAAAAGCTGGACGCAGAAATAGTAATATATGATTTACGAGGAGATA
The Candidatus Zixiibacteriota bacterium DNA segment above includes these coding regions:
- a CDS encoding PadR family transcriptional regulator, translated to MAFKANVEETLKLWNKEYKKGFFAYITLLMLKEKTMYGFEINNRFLEVTGNRISFQASAIYQILKKLSSKGFVKARWRKSDKGPNRKYYTITAAGDQLLRIFTESCVLPIHNGVSKMVDKYYSD
- a CDS encoding nitronate monooxygenase, producing MQHINFKNMPNLQIGDLNAKVPIIQGGMGVGISLSGLASAVANEGGIGVIAAAGIGTLEPDYYTNFEEANRRALQKEIKLAKEKTDGIIGVNIMMALTDWDYLWMTALDAGADIVFLGAGLPLKYPRELTEDMFKRSTAKIIPIVSSARAVKIIFQYWAKHYNHIPDAIVVEGPMAGGHLGFKKEQIDNPDYTLDKILLQVINEVGPYEKRFDKKIPVIAAGGIYTGADINKYIRLGANGVQMATRFVTTYECDAAIEFKEMYIECKKDDITIIDSPVGLPGRAINNKFLDEVSSGIRKPFGCPWKCLKTCEYKKAPYCIALALTNAKKGKLNKGFAFAGANAYRAEKIISIKELFENISKEYEEAIIEQNASLSH